Proteins encoded by one window of Rutidosis leptorrhynchoides isolate AG116_Rl617_1_P2 chromosome 7, CSIRO_AGI_Rlap_v1, whole genome shotgun sequence:
- the LOC139859936 gene encoding uncharacterized protein: MENVMASMENGGLNVGSIKAFNIALLQKWRWRLHVSPNALWCSIITTLFGVDGGIFGSTYNGSSVCANIISSIVETRKKEIIPLHTLKRRVGNGNAIKFCIDHWIGDGPLMLRFNRLAHLDDNFICVLGDRLVLET; the protein is encoded by the coding sequence ATGGAAAATGTGATGGCATCTATGGAAAATGGTGGTTTGAATGTGGGAAGTATCAAAGCATTCAATATAGCTCTACTTCAAAAATGGAGGTGGAGACTTCACGTTTCGCCTAATGCTCTTTGGTGTTCTATTATAACGACACTATTTGGTGTAGATGGGGGAATATTTGGATCGACTTATAATGGTTCAAGTGTTTGTGCCAACATTATTTCCTCTATTGTAGAGACTCGTAAAAAAGAAATCATCCCATTACATACATTAAAAAGGAGAGTCGGAAATGGTAATGCCATTAAGTTTTGCATTGATCACTGGATCGGCGATGGTCCATTGATGTTGAGATTTAATAGACTTGCTcatttggatgataattttatatgTGTTTTGGGTGATCGTCTGGTATTGGAAACGTAA